One Maribacter cobaltidurans genomic window carries:
- a CDS encoding acyl-CoA dehydrogenase family protein, with the protein MSTIYFTEEHLLFRQSLKDFLQKEVVPHVEEWERTGTIDRFIWKKFGEMGYFGLATPEAYGGLGLDIFYTVILLEELQKINSGGFAAAIWAHAYLAMTHLNKEANDDIKERYLTPSVDGEKIGCLCITEPFGGSDVASMRTTAIKKEDKYILNGSKTFITNGVYADYMIVAAKTDMELGNKGISIFVVDRKSKGVTANKLNKLGWRASDTAELAFDNVEVPLKNLMGKENMGFSYIMEHFSLERLIMGVNAHARAEYALDYALQYMSEREAFGKTIDKFQALRHRVVDLHADIEMCKQYNYYVAGRLDKGEYVVKEATISKLKSTKMADEVAYECLQFLGGYGYIEDYPMARLLRDSRLGPIGGGTSEILREIIAKIIIDKKEYRPAAD; encoded by the coding sequence ATGAGCACGATTTACTTCACGGAGGAACATCTTTTATTCAGGCAAAGCCTTAAGGATTTTTTGCAGAAGGAGGTGGTTCCCCACGTAGAAGAATGGGAAAGAACAGGTACTATAGATCGATTTATTTGGAAAAAGTTTGGGGAGATGGGCTACTTTGGTTTAGCCACCCCAGAAGCCTATGGAGGTCTGGGATTGGATATTTTCTATACGGTAATCTTGTTGGAGGAGTTGCAAAAAATAAATTCTGGAGGTTTTGCGGCTGCCATTTGGGCCCACGCCTATTTGGCCATGACCCATTTGAATAAGGAGGCGAATGATGACATTAAGGAGCGATATTTGACACCAAGTGTAGATGGTGAAAAAATAGGTTGTCTTTGTATAACGGAACCTTTTGGTGGTAGTGATGTGGCAAGCATGAGAACAACGGCCATAAAAAAGGAGGATAAATATATTCTGAACGGATCAAAAACTTTTATTACCAATGGCGTGTATGCAGATTACATGATTGTAGCGGCAAAAACCGATATGGAATTGGGGAATAAGGGCATAAGTATTTTTGTGGTTGATCGTAAAAGCAAAGGAGTTACCGCAAATAAGTTGAACAAATTGGGCTGGAGAGCTTCGGATACAGCCGAATTGGCATTTGATAATGTTGAGGTTCCATTAAAAAATCTAATGGGAAAGGAGAATATGGGTTTTTCCTATATTATGGAGCATTTTAGTTTGGAACGCTTAATTATGGGGGTAAATGCCCATGCCAGAGCTGAGTATGCTTTGGACTATGCATTACAGTACATGTCAGAAAGGGAGGCCTTTGGGAAGACCATTGACAAATTTCAGGCTTTACGCCATCGTGTTGTGGACTTGCATGCCGATATTGAAATGTGTAAACAATATAACTACTATGTGGCCGGTAGATTGGATAAGGGTGAGTACGTAGTCAAGGAAGCAACCATTTCAAAACTAAAATCGACTAAGATGGCCGACGAGGTTGCCTATGAATGTTTGCAATTTTTAGGTGGATATGGCTATATAGAGGATTACCCAATGGCAAGACTTTTAAGAGACAGTAGATTAGGTCCCATTGGTGGTGGAACTTCCGAAATTCTTAGAGAAATTATTGCCAAGATTATCATTGATAAAAAAGAATATCGACCAGCTGCAGATTAA
- the rpsU gene encoding 30S ribosomal protein S21 — protein MLIIPVKEGENIDRALKRFKRKFDKTGTMRQLRKRQQFTKPSVERRAQIQKAQYIQGLRDQEEI, from the coding sequence ATGTTAATAATACCAGTAAAAGAAGGAGAAAACATAGATAGAGCTTTAAAACGTTTCAAGAGAAAGTTTGATAAGACAGGTACAATGAGACAGTTGAGAAAACGTCAGCAGTTTACTAAGCCTTCAGTAGAGAGAAGAGCACAAATACAAAAAGCACAGTATATTCAAGGTTTAAGAGACCAAGAGGAAATCTAG
- a CDS encoding tyrosine-type recombinase/integrase encodes MFLIQFIEYLSLEKKYSTNTVQAYRKDFLEFQEFCRLDHHVDDLDTIPYNVIRNWVVSLSENGVSTRTINRKIASLKAYYKFLQKIGEIDINPLAKHKALKTSKKIQTPFSETEMDNVLTSIEYSDDFEGKRDQLIIHLLYSTGIRRAELVNLKLKNVDLQERSMKVLGKRNKERIIPLLRETVVLFEIYLGDRECLKTIQDVDTVFLTNTGNKIYETLVYRIINKYFRKVSAKVKKSPHILRHTFATHLLNKGADLNSVKELLGHASLASTQVYTHNSIAELKRIHASSHPRGKNK; translated from the coding sequence ATGTTTTTGATTCAATTTATTGAATACCTGTCCTTGGAAAAGAAATACTCCACGAATACCGTGCAGGCGTATCGTAAGGATTTTCTTGAATTTCAGGAATTCTGCAGATTGGACCATCATGTTGATGATCTTGATACCATACCTTATAATGTTATAAGGAATTGGGTAGTCTCGTTGTCTGAAAATGGGGTTAGTACAAGGACCATCAATCGAAAGATTGCATCATTAAAGGCCTATTATAAATTTCTACAAAAAATAGGCGAGATAGACATTAATCCCTTGGCGAAGCATAAGGCCCTAAAAACATCAAAAAAAATACAGACTCCCTTTTCCGAGACGGAGATGGACAATGTCTTAACCAGTATAGAGTATTCGGATGATTTTGAAGGTAAAAGAGACCAGTTGATAATACACTTACTTTATTCAACGGGTATACGAAGGGCTGAATTGGTGAACTTGAAGCTAAAAAATGTTGACTTGCAAGAAAGATCAATGAAGGTTTTGGGCAAAAGAAACAAGGAGCGAATTATTCCTTTGTTAAGGGAGACCGTTGTTTTGTTTGAGATATATTTAGGGGATAGGGAATGCTTAAAAACAATACAGGATGTGGACACTGTTTTCCTGACCAATACAGGCAATAAAATATATGAAACCCTTGTTTATAGAATTATAAATAAGTATTTTAGAAAGGTTTCTGCTAAGGTGAAAAAGAGTCCCCATATATTGAGGCATACCTTTGCTACACATCTTTTAAATAAAGGTGCCGATCTCAATTCAGTAAAGGAGTTGTTGGGACATGCAAGTTTGGCGTCGACACAAGTGTACACGCATAATAGCATTGCAGAACTTAAAAGAATTCACGCTTCTTCCCACCCTAGGGGAAAAAATAAATAG
- the hpf gene encoding ribosome hibernation-promoting factor, HPF/YfiA family translates to MKVNAQSVNFNADVKLIDFLQNRLDKLETFYDKVISSDVYLKVENTSSKENKIVEIKLNVPKNNFMVKKQCKSFEEAVDTACSSLERKLIKRKEKLRPHA, encoded by the coding sequence ATGAAAGTAAACGCACAATCCGTAAATTTTAATGCAGATGTTAAATTGATTGATTTTCTGCAAAACCGTTTGGATAAGCTGGAAACCTTTTATGACAAAGTCATAAGTTCAGATGTTTATTTGAAGGTTGAGAATACAAGCTCCAAGGAGAACAAGATTGTGGAAATTAAGTTAAATGTCCCAAAGAACAATTTTATGGTGAAAAAACAGTGTAAATCCTTTGAAGAGGCCGTGGATACAGCATGTAGTTCTTTAGAAAGAAAACTGATTAAGAGGAAAGAAAAATTAAGGCCACATGCCTGA
- the tuf gene encoding elongation factor Tu has product MAKETFDRSKPHLNIGTIGHVDHGKTTLTAAITEVLANAGLSEKRSFDSIDNAPEEKERGITINTSHVEYQTANRHYAHVDCPGHADYVKNMVTGAAQMDGAILVVAATDGPMPQTREHILLGRQVGIPRIVVFLNKVDMVDDEELLELVEMEVRELLSFYEYDGDNGPVISGSALGALNGEQKWVDTVMELMEAVDNWIELPERDVDKPFLMPVEDVFTITGRGTVATGRIETGIANTGDAVDIIGMGAEKLSSTITGVEMFRKILDRGEAGDNVGILLRGIEKSQISRGMVICKPGSVKPHAKFEAEVYILKKEEGGRHTPFHNNYRPQFYVRTTDVTGNISLPSGVEMVMPGDNLTITVELIQPIALSVGLRFAIREGGRTVGAGQVTKILD; this is encoded by the coding sequence ATGGCAAAGGAAACTTTCGATCGTTCCAAACCGCACTTAAATATTGGTACTATTGGACACGTGGATCACGGTAAAACTACATTGACTGCTGCTATCACAGAAGTTCTGGCAAACGCAGGTCTTTCTGAAAAGAGAAGTTTCGATTCAATCGATAACGCTCCAGAAGAAAAGGAAAGAGGTATTACAATTAATACATCGCACGTTGAGTACCAAACAGCTAACCGTCACTACGCACACGTTGACTGTCCTGGTCACGCGGATTATGTAAAAAACATGGTTACAGGTGCTGCCCAGATGGACGGTGCTATTTTGGTTGTTGCCGCTACAGATGGTCCTATGCCACAAACTCGTGAGCACATACTATTGGGCCGTCAGGTAGGTATTCCTAGAATCGTTGTTTTCTTGAACAAAGTTGACATGGTTGATGATGAGGAGCTTTTGGAGCTTGTTGAAATGGAAGTAAGGGAATTGCTTTCTTTCTATGAGTACGACGGTGATAACGGACCTGTTATTTCTGGTTCTGCCCTAGGTGCATTGAACGGAGAACAAAAATGGGTTGATACGGTTATGGAGTTGATGGAAGCTGTTGATAACTGGATCGAATTGCCAGAAAGAGATGTTGATAAGCCGTTCTTGATGCCTGTTGAGGACGTGTTTACAATTACTGGACGTGGTACTGTTGCAACTGGTAGAATTGAAACAGGTATTGCGAACACAGGTGATGCTGTGGATATCATAGGTATGGGTGCTGAGAAATTGAGCTCTACGATTACTGGTGTTGAAATGTTCCGTAAAATATTGGATAGAGGGGAAGCTGGTGATAATGTTGGTATCTTGTTAAGAGGTATTGAAAAATCTCAAATTAGCCGTGGAATGGTTATTTGTAAGCCAGGTTCTGTTAAGCCACACGCTAAATTTGAGGCAGAAGTTTATATCTTGAAAAAAGAAGAAGGTGGTCGTCACACTCCATTCCACAATAACTACCGTCCTCAGTTCTATGTAAGAACTACTGACGTTACTGGAAATATTTCACTTCCTTCTGGAGTTGAGATGGTAATGCCTGGGGATAACCTTACAATTACTGTTGAGTTGATTCAGCCAATCGCTCTTAGCGTTGGTCTACGTTTCGCTATCCGTGAAGGAGGCAGAACTGTAGGTGCTGGTCAGGTGACTAAGATTTTGGATTAA
- the secE gene encoding preprotein translocase subunit SecE: MLTYIKESVEELRNNVTLPSKAEASNLMVIVAVFSIIFALATWGVDTVFSRVVQLYFDYVLN; encoded by the coding sequence ATGCTTACATACATTAAAGAATCCGTTGAGGAGTTAAGGAATAACGTTACCCTTCCTTCTAAGGCTGAAGCCTCCAACCTAATGGTAATAGTTGCGGTTTTCTCAATCATTTTTGCATTGGCAACTTGGGGTGTGGATACAGTCTTTAGTAGGGTGGTTCAGCTGTATTTTGATTATGTATTAAACTAA
- the nusG gene encoding transcription termination/antitermination protein NusG, protein MSEVLEKKWYVVRAVSGQENKIKGYIESEVERHGFSDYLEEVLVPTEKVIQIRNGKKINKERVYFPGYIMIKANLGGEMVHIIRSITNVIGFLGETKGGDPVPLRKSEVNRMLGKVDELAVNTDSVAIPFVFGETVKVIDGPFNGFNGTVEKINEEKRKLEVMVKIFGRKTPLELSYMQVEKI, encoded by the coding sequence ATGTCAGAAGTATTGGAAAAGAAATGGTATGTGGTTAGGGCTGTAAGTGGTCAGGAAAACAAAATAAAGGGCTACATTGAAAGTGAGGTCGAGCGTCATGGTTTTTCTGATTATCTGGAGGAGGTTTTGGTTCCTACGGAAAAGGTGATTCAAATTAGAAACGGTAAAAAAATCAATAAGGAAAGGGTTTATTTTCCTGGTTATATTATGATAAAGGCCAATTTAGGTGGGGAAATGGTGCACATTATCCGATCTATTACCAATGTAATTGGCTTTTTGGGAGAAACTAAAGGAGGTGATCCTGTTCCATTAAGAAAATCGGAGGTCAACCGAATGCTTGGTAAGGTGGATGAACTTGCTGTCAATACGGACAGTGTCGCCATACCATTTGTATTTGGAGAAACGGTTAAGGTAATCGATGGCCCTTTCAATGGGTTCAATGGAACCGTTGAAAAAATAAATGAAGAAAAGCGTAAGCTGGAGGTAATGGTAAAGATTTTCGGAAGAAAAACACCATTGGAATTAAGCTATATGCAAGTAGAAAAGATTTAA
- the rplK gene encoding 50S ribosomal protein L11: MAKEVGKVVKLQVRGGAANPSPPVGPALGAAGVNIMEFCKQFNARTQDKQGKVLPVVITVYKDKSFDFVVKTPPAAVQLLEAAKIKKGSGEPNRVKLGSVTWDQIKAIAEDKMVDLNAFTLESAMSMIAGTARSMGMKVAGKRPF, translated from the coding sequence ATGGCAAAAGAAGTAGGTAAAGTAGTTAAACTACAAGTTAGGGGAGGTGCAGCGAATCCATCGCCACCGGTTGGACCCGCCTTAGGTGCTGCCGGTGTTAACATCATGGAGTTCTGTAAACAGTTCAATGCTCGTACACAGGACAAACAAGGTAAAGTTTTACCTGTTGTTATCACCGTTTATAAGGACAAGTCATTTGACTTTGTCGTAAAAACACCACCAGCGGCAGTTCAGCTATTGGAAGCGGCTAAGATTAAAAAAGGATCTGGCGAACCTAACAGAGTAAAATTGGGTAGTGTAACCTGGGACCAAATCAAGGCAATAGCCGAAGATAAGATGGTTGACCTTAACGCATTTACGCTAGAATCGGCAATGAGTATGATTGCGGGTACTGCGCGTTCCATGGGTATGAAGGTAGCGGGTAAAAGACCTTTTTAA
- the rplA gene encoding 50S ribosomal protein L1, whose amino-acid sequence MAKLTKKQKEAHSKIEKDKLYSLEEASALVKEITSAKFDASVDIAVRLGVDPRKANQMVRGVVTLPHGTGKDVKVLALVTPDKEAEAKEAGADYVGLDEYLDKIKNGWTDVDVIITMPSVMGKLGPLGRVLGPRGLMPNPKTGTVTMDIAKAVSEVKAGKIDFKVDKTGIVHAAIGKVSFSPDKIAGNAKELLETLNKMKPTAAKGVYMKSIYMSSTMSPSVQLDPKSV is encoded by the coding sequence ATGGCAAAGTTGACAAAGAAGCAAAAGGAAGCTCACTCTAAAATTGAAAAGGATAAATTATATTCTTTGGAAGAGGCTTCTGCTTTAGTAAAAGAAATAACAAGTGCAAAGTTCGATGCATCTGTTGATATAGCGGTGCGTTTGGGCGTAGATCCACGTAAGGCGAATCAAATGGTTCGTGGAGTGGTAACATTGCCACACGGTACCGGAAAGGATGTTAAGGTTCTTGCTTTGGTAACTCCAGACAAGGAGGCCGAGGCTAAGGAAGCAGGTGCCGACTATGTTGGATTGGACGAATATTTGGATAAGATTAAAAATGGTTGGACCGATGTTGATGTTATCATCACCATGCCAAGCGTAATGGGTAAATTAGGACCCTTAGGTCGTGTTTTGGGACCAAGAGGTTTAATGCCCAATCCAAAGACAGGTACCGTAACTATGGATATAGCTAAGGCCGTGTCCGAAGTTAAGGCAGGTAAAATTGATTTCAAAGTGGATAAGACAGGTATCGTTCACGCAGCGATAGGAAAGGTTTCTTTCTCACCTGATAAAATAGCGGGCAACGCCAAGGAGCTATTGGAGACTTTGAACAAAATGAAACCGACTGCAGCAAAGGGTGTTTATATGAAAAGTATTTACATGTCCAGCACTATGAGTCCAAGTGTTCAATTAGACCCAAAGTCAGTTTAA
- the rplJ gene encoding 50S ribosomal protein L10 — protein MTREEKATVIQDLTTQLGENSIIYLADISGMDAGTTSDLRRACFKANIKLAVVKNTLLAKAMEASEKEFGELPEVLKGNTSLMFSEVGNAPAKLIKNFRKKSNKPLLKGAFVEEAVYIGDETLDALVSIKSKEEMIGEIIGLLQSPAKNVISGLKSGGGKLAGILKTLSEK, from the coding sequence ATGACAAGAGAAGAAAAAGCAACGGTTATACAGGATTTAACTACGCAGTTGGGTGAGAATTCCATTATTTATCTAGCTGATATTTCTGGAATGGACGCAGGAACAACCTCAGATTTAAGGAGGGCTTGTTTCAAGGCAAACATAAAACTAGCTGTAGTTAAGAATACATTGCTTGCAAAGGCAATGGAGGCTTCCGAAAAGGAATTCGGTGAACTTCCAGAAGTATTAAAGGGAAATACCTCTTTAATGTTCTCTGAAGTAGGTAATGCACCTGCGAAGCTCATTAAAAATTTCAGAAAAAAATCAAACAAGCCCTTATTAAAAGGAGCCTTTGTTGAGGAAGCAGTTTACATAGGTGATGAAACTTTGGATGCTCTAGTAAGCATTAAGTCTAAAGAGGAAATGATCGGGGAAATCATTGGATTGTTACAATCCCCTGCTAAAAACGTTATTTCCGGACTTAAATCTGGTGGAGGTAAACTTGCCGGAATCCTTAAAACATTATCCGAAAAATAA
- the rplL gene encoding 50S ribosomal protein L7/L12, whose product MADLKDFAEQLVNLTVKEVNELADILKEEYGIEPAAAAVAVAAGGGAAEGGEAAEEKSEFDVILKSAGASKLAVVKLVKELTGLGLKDAKDIVDSAPKAVKEGIAKDEAEGIKKSLEEAGAEVELK is encoded by the coding sequence ATGGCAGATTTAAAAGATTTCGCAGAACAATTGGTTAACCTTACGGTAAAAGAAGTAAACGAGTTAGCTGACATATTAAAAGAAGAATACGGTATTGAGCCTGCTGCTGCTGCAGTAGCTGTTGCTGCTGGTGGTGGTGCCGCTGAAGGTGGTGAGGCCGCTGAGGAAAAATCAGAATTTGATGTAATTTTGAAATCCGCAGGTGCTTCTAAACTAGCAGTTGTTAAATTGGTTAAGGAATTAACTGGTTTAGGATTGAAAGATGCTAAGGATATCGTTGATAGCGCACCAAAAGCTGTTAAGGAAGGTATCGCTAAAGACGAGGCAGAAGGTATCAAAAAATCATTGGAAGAAGCAGGAGCGGAAGTTGAGCTTAAATAA
- the rpoB gene encoding DNA-directed RNA polymerase subunit beta, with product MFTNQTERINFASAKNTPQYPDFLDIQIKSFQDFFQLETKSDQRGDEGLYNTFMENFPITDTRNQFVLEFLDYFIDPPRYSIQECIERGLTYSVPLKARLKLYCTDPEHEDFETIVQDVYLGTIPYMTPSGTFVINGAERVVVSQLHRSPGVFFGQSFHANGTKLYSARVIPFKGSWIEFATDINGVMYAYIDRKKKLPVTTLFRAIGFERDKDILEIFDLSEEVKVSNAGLKKVLGRKLAARVLNTWHEDFVDEDTGEVVSIERNEIVLDRDTVLEKEHIAEILEADVKTILLHKENNAQSDYAIIHNTLQKDPTNSEKEAVEHIYRQLRNAEPPDEETARGIIDKLFFSDQRYNLGEVGRYRMNKKLGLDIGMDKQVLTKEDIITIIKYLIELINSKAEIDDIDHLSNRRVRTVGEQLSSQFGVGLARMARTIRERMNVRDNEVFTPIDLINAKTLSSVINSFFGTNQLSQFMDQTNPLAEITHKRRLSALGPGGLSRERAGFEVRDVHYTHYGRLCPIETPEGPNIGLISSLSVFAKVNPMGFLETPYRKVEDSKVDLENYVYLSAEEEEGMKIAQANIPLKENGQIDTDKVIAREEGDFPVVDPAEIHYTDVAPNQIASISASLIPFLEHDDANRALMGSNMMRQAVPLLKPQSPIVGTGLERQVASDSRVLINAEGDGVIEYVDSQKIIIKYDRTDEERLISFDEDEKTYYLVKFRKTNQGTSINLKPIVKKGDRVKRGQVLCEGYATEKGELALGRNLTVAFMPWKGYNFEDAIVISEKVVREDIFTSIHVDEYSLEVRDTKLGAEELTHDIPNVSEEATKDLDENGMIRIGAEVKPGDILIGKITPKGESDPTPEEKLLRAIFGDKAGDVKDASLKASPSLRGVVIDKKLFSRSVKDKRRRSEDKEELSKLELEYEVKFQELKDILVEKLFTLVNGKTSQGVLNDLGEEVLPKGKKYTMKMLNSVDDFAHLVGGSWTTDADTNNSVADLLHNYKIKLNDLQGNLRRDKFTISVGDELPAGIMKLAKVYIAKKRKLKVGDKMAGRHGNKGIVSRIVRQEDMPFLEDGTPVDIVLNPLGVPSRMNIGQIYETVLGWAGLKLGRKFATPIFDGASLDEINAYTDEAGIPRFGHTHLYDGGTGQRFDQPATVGVIYMLKLGHMVDDKMHARSIGPYSLITQQPLGGKAQFGGQRFGEMEVWALEAYGASATLREILTVKSDDVIGRAKTYESIVKGETMPEPGLPESFNVLMHELKGLGLDIRLEE from the coding sequence ATGTTCACAAATCAGACTGAAAGAATAAATTTTGCATCCGCTAAGAACACTCCGCAATATCCGGATTTCTTGGATATTCAGATTAAATCTTTTCAAGACTTTTTTCAACTTGAAACTAAATCTGATCAAAGAGGTGATGAGGGATTGTACAACACCTTCATGGAAAACTTTCCAATTACTGATACTAGAAATCAGTTTGTACTGGAATTTTTAGATTATTTTATCGATCCGCCAAGATATTCCATCCAAGAATGTATTGAGCGTGGTCTTACTTATAGTGTTCCCTTAAAGGCTAGATTGAAATTATATTGTACCGATCCGGAACACGAAGATTTTGAAACTATCGTACAGGATGTTTATTTAGGAACTATTCCTTACATGACTCCTAGTGGTACGTTCGTAATTAATGGGGCGGAAAGGGTTGTTGTTTCCCAGTTGCACCGTTCTCCTGGTGTTTTCTTTGGGCAATCTTTCCATGCCAATGGAACCAAGTTATATTCTGCCAGGGTAATTCCTTTTAAAGGATCTTGGATAGAATTCGCTACCGATATCAATGGTGTCATGTATGCCTATATCGATAGAAAGAAAAAATTACCCGTAACAACCTTATTTAGAGCAATTGGGTTTGAAAGGGATAAAGATATTTTGGAAATTTTTGATCTTTCCGAGGAAGTAAAAGTTTCCAATGCCGGACTTAAGAAAGTTTTAGGTCGTAAGCTTGCCGCAAGGGTATTGAATACTTGGCATGAGGATTTCGTTGATGAGGATACTGGTGAGGTAGTTTCCATCGAGAGAAACGAAATCGTATTAGATCGTGATACGGTTCTTGAAAAAGAGCATATTGCAGAAATTTTGGAAGCAGATGTAAAAACGATTCTATTACATAAGGAGAACAATGCACAGTCTGACTATGCCATTATCCACAATACGCTTCAAAAAGATCCAACAAACTCTGAAAAAGAGGCTGTTGAGCATATATATAGACAATTACGTAACGCTGAGCCGCCCGATGAGGAAACGGCAAGAGGCATTATTGATAAATTGTTCTTTTCTGATCAACGTTACAACTTAGGTGAGGTTGGTCGTTATAGAATGAACAAGAAATTAGGTCTTGATATAGGGATGGACAAGCAGGTCTTGACCAAGGAAGATATCATTACCATCATAAAATATTTAATAGAGCTTATCAATTCCAAAGCGGAGATTGATGATATTGACCACCTTTCCAACCGTCGTGTTAGGACTGTAGGGGAACAATTGTCTTCTCAATTTGGTGTTGGTCTTGCACGTATGGCAAGAACCATTCGTGAGCGTATGAACGTTCGTGATAATGAGGTATTTACCCCAATTGATTTGATCAATGCAAAGACTTTGTCTTCTGTTATCAACTCCTTCTTTGGTACCAACCAGTTATCTCAGTTCATGGACCAAACGAATCCATTGGCGGAGATTACGCACAAAAGGAGATTATCGGCACTAGGACCTGGAGGTCTTTCAAGAGAAAGAGCAGGTTTTGAGGTACGTGACGTTCACTACACACATTATGGTCGTCTTTGTCCTATTGAAACTCCTGAAGGTCCGAACATTGGTTTGATTTCTTCACTTTCGGTTTTTGCCAAGGTAAACCCAATGGGCTTTTTGGAAACACCGTATAGAAAGGTGGAAGATTCCAAAGTTGATTTGGAGAATTATGTCTATTTAAGTGCAGAGGAAGAAGAGGGAATGAAAATTGCCCAGGCAAACATTCCATTGAAGGAAAATGGACAAATTGATACTGATAAGGTTATTGCAAGGGAGGAAGGCGACTTCCCGGTAGTAGATCCAGCTGAGATTCACTATACGGACGTTGCACCAAACCAGATTGCATCTATTTCGGCATCCCTGATTCCTTTCTTGGAGCATGATGATGCGAACCGGGCCTTGATGGGATCAAACATGATGCGCCAAGCAGTTCCACTTTTAAAACCGCAATCACCAATCGTTGGTACTGGTTTGGAAAGACAAGTAGCTTCAGATTCTAGGGTATTGATTAATGCCGAGGGGGACGGAGTTATAGAATATGTGGATTCCCAGAAAATCATCATCAAGTATGATAGAACGGACGAAGAAAGATTAATTTCTTTTGATGAAGATGAAAAAACATACTATTTGGTGAAGTTTAGAAAAACAAACCAAGGTACCAGTATCAACTTAAAGCCTATCGTTAAGAAAGGTGATAGGGTCAAGAGAGGTCAGGTATTGTGTGAGGGCTATGCAACTGAGAAAGGAGAATTGGCACTGGGTAGAAACCTTACCGTAGCGTTCATGCCTTGGAAGGGATATAACTTTGAGGATGCTATCGTGATTTCTGAAAAAGTGGTTAGAGAGGACATATTTACTTCTATCCACGTTGATGAATATTCTTTAGAGGTTAGGGATACTAAACTAGGAGCTGAAGAACTTACACATGATATTCCAAACGTTTCGGAAGAAGCAACAAAAGATTTGGATGAAAACGGTATGATTCGTATCGGTGCGGAAGTGAAACCTGGAGACATTTTAATTGGTAAGATTACTCCAAAAGGAGAATCAGACCCTACTCCAGAGGAGAAATTGTTACGTGCTATCTTCGGTGATAAGGCCGGTGATGTGAAGGATGCTTCTTTAAAAGCTTCACCATCTCTTAGAGGTGTCGTAATAGATAAGAAGTTATTCTCCAGGTCCGTAAAGGATAAGAGGAGGCGTTCCGAAGATAAGGAGGAACTATCCAAATTGGAATTGGAATATGAAGTTAAGTTCCAAGAGTTAAAGGATATCTTGGTAGAAAAGCTATTTACTTTGGTAAATGGTAAAACTTCTCAAGGTGTATTAAATGATTTAGGTGAGGAAGTATTACCAAAAGGTAAGAAGTACACCATGAAGATGCTGAATTCTGTTGATGACTTTGCCCACTTGGTTGGTGGAAGTTGGACTACGGATGCAGATACCAATAATTCTGTAGCGGACTTACTTCACAATTATAAGATTAAATTGAACGACCTTCAAGGTAACCTAAGAAGGGATAAGTTTACTATTTCCGTAGGTGATGAATTGCCTGCAGGTATCATGAAATTGGCCAAAGTTTACATTGCCAAAAAACGTAAGCTTAAAGTAGGTGATAAAATGGCAGGTCGTCATGGTAACAAGGGTATCGTTTCTAGAATAGTGCGTCAAGAGGACATGCCATTCTTGGAAGACGGAACACCAGTAGATATTGTGTTGAACCCTCTTGGTGTACCTTCCCGTATGAACATTGGTCAGATCTATGAGACCGTATTGGGTTGGGCCGGACTAAAATTGGGTAGAAAGTTTGCTACTCCGATTTTCGATGGTGCTTCTCTGGACGAAATCAATGCGTATACGGATGAAGCCGGTATCCCTAGATTTGGACATACTCATTTGTATGATGGAGGAACGGGACAACGTTTTGATCAGCCTGCTACTGTAGGTGTTATCTATATGCTGAAACTTGGTCACATGGTAGATGACAAGATGCACGCACGTTCTATAGGACCATACTCTTTAATTACGCAACAACCATTAGGTGGTAAAGCCCAGTTTGGAGGTCAGCGATTTGGAGAAATGGAAGTTTGGGCCTTGGAGGCTTACGGTGCTTCGGCAACTTTACGTGAAATATTGACCGTGAAGTCGGATGATGTTATCGGAAGGGCTAAGACCTATGAGTCCATCGTAAAAGGTGAGACTATGCCGGAACCTGGTTTACCAGAATCTTTCAATGTACTGATGCACGAACTTAAGGGATTAGGTTTGGATATTAGGTTGGAAGAATAA